A window of the Tessaracoccus sp. MC1865 genome harbors these coding sequences:
- a CDS encoding response regulator transcription factor — protein sequence MTTLLIADDQTLIRTALATMLALEEDLQVVGQASTCAEVVQRALETQPGVILLDVQMPDGGLGVDDGIEAIPHVLDVAPKSRIIVVTTFGRPGYLRRALERGAVGFLVKDTPVDRLVESIRRVSEGLRTVDPELAAASLSIGRSPLTEKEALVLAASAGGATTAQIAQSVYLSEGTVRNYLSSTIGKLGARNRAEALRTATDNGWL from the coding sequence ATGACCACGTTGCTGATCGCGGATGACCAGACGCTGATCCGGACGGCGCTGGCCACCATGCTCGCGCTGGAGGAGGACCTGCAGGTGGTGGGTCAGGCCAGCACGTGCGCAGAGGTGGTGCAGCGGGCGTTGGAGACCCAGCCCGGGGTCATCCTCCTCGATGTGCAGATGCCCGACGGCGGGTTGGGCGTCGACGACGGCATCGAAGCCATCCCGCACGTGCTCGACGTCGCCCCCAAGAGCAGGATCATCGTGGTGACCACCTTCGGCCGTCCGGGCTACCTCCGCCGGGCGCTGGAACGGGGAGCGGTGGGATTCTTGGTGAAGGACACCCCCGTCGACAGGCTCGTGGAGTCCATCCGGCGGGTGTCCGAGGGGCTCCGCACCGTGGACCCGGAGTTGGCGGCCGCCTCGCTGAGCATCGGCCGCTCGCCGCTGACGGAGAAGGAGGCCCTGGTCCTGGCCGCCTCGGCCGGCGGCGCGACCACGGCCCAGATAGCGCAGAGCGTCTACCTGTCCGAGGGGACGGTGCGCAACTACCTCAGCTCCACCATCGGCAAACTCGGCGCCCGCAACCGCGCTGAGGCGCTCCGCACCGCCACCGACAACGGCTGGCTCTGA
- a CDS encoding SDR family oxidoreductase: protein MKICIIGGHGKIALLLHPLLVQGGHEVAALIRNPAQVSDVEETGARAVVADVENLDTDGLAAQFDGLDAVIWSAGAGGGNPERTYAVDRDAAMRAVDAALQAGVWRFVMVSYVGSGVDDVPEDNPFHHYAVAKADADQHLRASSLNWTIVAPGQLTEEPATGKIEYGDHVLSGETSRGNVAQLVAAVVGRADLPGITIRFRDGVHPVGLALDSLVRRNSGQTVNALTEGVGPQGPFLQGVDEDVPHD from the coding sequence ATGAAGATCTGCATCATCGGTGGACACGGAAAGATCGCTCTGCTCCTGCACCCCCTCCTGGTGCAGGGCGGCCACGAGGTCGCGGCGTTGATCCGCAACCCGGCCCAGGTGAGCGACGTGGAGGAGACGGGGGCCCGCGCTGTGGTGGCCGACGTGGAGAACCTCGACACCGACGGCCTGGCAGCCCAGTTCGACGGCTTGGACGCCGTCATCTGGTCGGCCGGCGCCGGCGGCGGCAATCCCGAGCGTACCTACGCCGTCGACAGGGACGCGGCCATGCGCGCGGTCGACGCCGCCCTGCAGGCGGGAGTCTGGCGGTTCGTGATGGTCTCCTATGTGGGCTCCGGCGTCGACGACGTCCCCGAGGACAACCCCTTCCACCACTACGCGGTGGCGAAGGCCGACGCCGACCAGCACCTGAGGGCGTCGTCGCTGAACTGGACGATTGTCGCGCCCGGCCAACTCACGGAGGAACCGGCCACGGGGAAGATCGAGTACGGCGACCACGTGCTCTCGGGCGAGACCTCCCGCGGCAATGTCGCCCAGCTGGTCGCTGCCGTCGTCGGCCGGGCGGATCTACCCGGCATCACCATCAGGTTCCGCGACGGCGTGCATCCCGTCGGGCTGGCGCTGGACTCGCTGGTGCGCCGGAACAGCGGCCAGACGGTGAACGCGCTCACGGAGGGGGTGGGCCCGCAGGGTCCGTTCCTGCAGGGGGTCGACGAGGACGTGCCGCATGACTGA